A DNA window from Streptomyces bacillaris contains the following coding sequences:
- a CDS encoding PucR family transcriptional regulator — MAEPRMPEEMLGNYAHILAEVATTGRRLTRDELEMRRAQGREAADAGHQLRALVTMHLAQTREAWPRAAAGNSPATVDAVLAAVEQAVDAFAEGFERAQRLTVRREEAARREFIDDLLYGRSDLVRLAERATRFGLRLSRAHAVAVASGPEAYTETDAVPRSVEAALLTRFSGRKILLTTKDGRIVCIAPGSQPDVLRYFAKQSHAATDGGQVAVGRPHKGPGGVVHSYDEALEALDLAERMGMEDPVLYASDLLVYPVLTRDRQAMADLVRSELGPLQNARGGAEPLLKTLAVYFDAGCVAAETARRLALSVRALTYRLERIHQLTGSDPADPMHRYSLQTAVIGARLLDWPAKEL, encoded by the coding sequence GTGGCCGAGCCAAGGATGCCCGAGGAAATGCTGGGAAATTATGCCCACATTCTGGCTGAAGTCGCCACAACGGGACGCCGTCTGACGCGTGACGAACTGGAGATGCGACGGGCGCAGGGCCGTGAGGCGGCCGACGCGGGCCACCAGCTGCGGGCGTTGGTGACGATGCATCTGGCCCAGACGCGCGAGGCCTGGCCACGCGCGGCTGCCGGAAACAGCCCTGCCACGGTGGATGCGGTGCTGGCCGCGGTGGAGCAGGCGGTCGACGCGTTCGCGGAAGGCTTCGAGCGCGCACAGCGTCTGACGGTCCGGCGGGAGGAGGCGGCGCGCCGCGAATTCATTGACGATCTCCTGTACGGGCGGAGCGACTTGGTGCGGCTGGCGGAGCGGGCCACCCGCTTCGGCCTGAGGCTTTCCCGGGCGCACGCGGTGGCGGTGGCGTCGGGCCCGGAGGCGTACACGGAGACGGACGCGGTGCCGCGGAGCGTGGAGGCGGCGCTGCTCACCCGGTTCAGCGGGCGCAAGATCCTGCTGACGACGAAGGACGGGCGGATCGTCTGCATCGCGCCCGGCAGCCAGCCCGACGTCCTGCGCTACTTCGCCAAGCAGTCGCACGCGGCGACGGACGGCGGGCAGGTCGCGGTCGGACGCCCGCACAAGGGCCCGGGCGGGGTGGTCCACAGTTACGACGAGGCGCTCGAAGCCCTCGATCTGGCCGAGCGGATGGGGATGGAGGACCCGGTGCTCTACGCCTCGGACCTCCTGGTCTACCCGGTGCTGACCCGGGACCGGCAGGCGATGGCGGATCTCGTCCGCAGCGAGCTGGGCCCGCTCCAGAATGCGCGGGGCGGCGCGGAGCCGCTGCTGAAGACGCTCGCGGTCTACTTCGACGCGGGGTGTGTGGCGGCCGAGACGGCCCGCCGCCTGGCGCTGAGCGTACGGGCGTTGACGTACCGCCTGGAACGCATCCACCAGCTCACCGGCTCCGACCCGGCGGACCCGATGCACCGCTACAGCCTGCAGACGGCCGTCATCGGCGCCCGCCTGCTGGACTGGCCGGCCAAGGAGCTGTGA
- a CDS encoding tellurite resistance TerB family protein, whose translation MALWDRIKESASSMQAQLEAKKNDLKSGAFRDASMAMCALVAAADGQIDPSERQRVAALIASNDVLKNFPADDLQRRFNDYLNKLTADFDFGKVSVLQEIAKAKKKPAEARAVIQIGIIIGGADGDFDKTEQAVVREACFALDLPPHEFDL comes from the coding sequence ATGGCCCTGTGGGATCGGATCAAGGAATCGGCTTCGTCTATGCAGGCGCAGCTGGAGGCGAAGAAGAACGACCTGAAGTCGGGGGCGTTCCGCGACGCGAGCATGGCCATGTGTGCTCTGGTCGCCGCCGCCGACGGCCAGATCGACCCGTCGGAGCGTCAGCGCGTGGCCGCGCTCATCGCCAGCAACGACGTCCTGAAGAACTTCCCCGCGGACGACCTGCAGCGGCGGTTCAACGACTACCTGAACAAGCTCACCGCCGACTTCGACTTCGGCAAGGTCAGCGTGCTCCAGGAGATCGCCAAGGCGAAGAAGAAGCCCGCCGAGGCGCGTGCCGTCATCCAGATCGGCATCATCATCGGCGGCGCCGACGGCGACTTCGACAAGACGGAGCAGGCCGTCGTGCGCGAGGCGTGCTTCGCCCTCGACCTGCCGCCGCACGAGTTCGACCTGTAA
- a CDS encoding flotillin family protein, with protein MDAISLGVGVLIAVVLLIVITIAFVITRLFRKVEQGKALIISKTKKVDVTFTGAVVLPVLHKAETMDISVKKIEIHRAGREGLICQDNIRADIQITFFVRVNKTVEDVIKVAQSIGTERASDRAAIQEFFAAKFSEALKTVGKQLDFVDLYTKREEFRDRIIQVIGTDLNGYHLDDAAIDFLEQTPMSQLDGSNILDAQGIRKITELTAIEHVRTNEFQRTEQKEITRQDVDAREAILELERRQAEAEIKQRREVETLRAREEAATARVQEEERLGAQTAFIKTEEQLGIQRENQAREIAVAQKNRERVIAVESERIEKDRMLEVIGRERETELNRIAATKEVEAERREVADVIRERIAVDRTVAEQEESILTLRAVEDAERARKSVIIAAEAEAQEKLVKDIKAAEAAEAASAHLAAEQLTLAEARLKTADLDAQAKLRLAEGVQAESAAPGLAAVQVRDAEAEVIEKAGLAEAEATAARLKAEAEGARLKALATAEGTQAQATADAAVIGEKLKAEAAGLTEKAAAMAALDEASRTHEEYRLRLDAEKEIRLAGLEVQRQVAEAQATVLATGLENADIDIVGGESVFFDRLVSSISLGKAVDGFVDNSQTAQALAGPWLDGSSSFTDDLSRVLGSVSTGDVQNLTVSALLMRLMGSSGAASGQVEQLLAAAKELGLADLPVSSVGVGAPARDVAVRNGAGAGAVG; from the coding sequence ATGGATGCCATCTCCCTGGGCGTCGGCGTACTCATCGCCGTTGTCCTGCTCATCGTCATCACCATCGCCTTCGTCATCACCCGGCTGTTCCGCAAGGTCGAGCAGGGCAAGGCGCTGATCATCTCCAAGACCAAGAAGGTCGACGTGACCTTCACCGGTGCCGTCGTCCTGCCCGTGCTCCACAAGGCCGAGACGATGGACATCTCGGTGAAGAAGATCGAGATCCACCGTGCCGGACGCGAAGGGCTGATCTGCCAGGACAACATCCGCGCCGACATCCAGATCACCTTCTTCGTCCGGGTCAACAAGACCGTCGAGGACGTCATCAAGGTCGCGCAGTCCATCGGCACCGAGCGGGCCAGCGACCGGGCCGCCATCCAGGAGTTCTTCGCCGCGAAGTTCTCCGAGGCCCTCAAGACCGTCGGCAAGCAGCTCGACTTCGTCGACCTGTACACCAAGCGCGAGGAGTTCCGGGACCGGATCATCCAGGTCATCGGGACCGACCTGAACGGCTACCACCTCGACGACGCCGCGATCGACTTCCTCGAGCAGACCCCGATGTCCCAGCTCGACGGCTCCAACATCCTCGACGCCCAGGGCATCCGGAAGATCACCGAACTCACGGCGATCGAGCACGTGCGCACCAACGAGTTCCAGCGCACCGAGCAGAAGGAGATCACCCGGCAGGACGTCGACGCCCGCGAGGCCATCCTGGAGCTGGAGCGCCGGCAGGCCGAGGCCGAGATCAAGCAGCGCCGCGAGGTCGAGACCCTGCGCGCCCGTGAGGAGGCGGCCACCGCCCGGGTGCAGGAGGAGGAGCGGCTCGGCGCGCAGACCGCGTTCATCAAGACCGAGGAGCAGCTCGGCATCCAGCGCGAGAACCAGGCGCGGGAGATCGCCGTCGCGCAGAAGAACCGCGAGCGCGTCATCGCCGTCGAGAGCGAGCGCATCGAGAAGGACCGGATGCTGGAGGTCATCGGGCGCGAGCGCGAGACCGAGCTGAACCGGATCGCCGCCACCAAGGAGGTCGAGGCCGAGCGCCGCGAGGTCGCGGACGTCATCCGGGAGCGGATCGCGGTGGACCGTACGGTGGCGGAGCAGGAGGAGTCGATCCTCACCCTGCGCGCCGTCGAGGACGCCGAGCGGGCCCGTAAGTCGGTCATCATCGCCGCCGAGGCCGAGGCCCAGGAGAAGCTGGTCAAGGACATCAAGGCGGCCGAGGCGGCGGAGGCGGCCTCCGCGCACCTGGCGGCCGAGCAGCTCACGCTCGCGGAGGCGCGGCTCAAGACGGCCGACCTGGACGCGCAGGCCAAGCTGCGGCTGGCCGAGGGTGTGCAGGCCGAGTCGGCCGCGCCGGGGCTCGCGGCGGTGCAGGTCCGGGACGCGGAGGCCGAGGTCATCGAGAAGGCCGGTCTCGCGGAGGCCGAGGCCACGGCGGCCCGGCTCAAGGCCGAGGCGGAGGGCGCGCGGCTCAAGGCGCTGGCCACGGCCGAGGGTACGCAGGCCCAGGCCACGGCGGACGCGGCGGTCATCGGCGAGAAGCTGAAGGCGGAGGCTGCGGGGCTCACGGAGAAGGCGGCCGCGATGGCGGCGCTGGACGAGGCGTCCCGTACGCACGAGGAGTACCGTCTGCGGCTCGACGCGGAGAAGGAGATCCGGCTGGCCGGTCTCGAAGTGCAGCGGCAGGTTGCCGAGGCGCAGGCGACGGTGCTGGCGACGGGTCTGGAGAACGCCGACATCGACATCGTCGGCGGGGAGTCCGTCTTCTTCGACCGGCTCGTCTCGTCGATCTCGCTCGGCAAGGCGGTGGACGGGTTCGTGGACAACTCCCAGACCGCGCAGGCGCTGGCGGGGCCGTGGCTGGACGGTTCGTCCTCGTTCACGGACGACCTGAGCCGGGTGCTGGGATCGGTCTCCACGGGGGATGTGCAGAACCTGACGGTGTCGGCGCTGCTGATGCGGCTGATGGGGTCGTCGGGTGCGGCCTCGGGGCAGGTCGAGCAGTTGCTGGCGGCGGCGAAGGAGCTGGGGCTGGCGGATCTGCCGGTGTCCTCGGTTGGGGTCGGCGCTCCCGCGAGGGATGTGGCGGTCCGCAACGGGGCCGGTGCCGGGGCCGTGGGGTAG
- a CDS encoding DNA repair ATPase: MDSDITATTTPPQGAEGDVDAGAYEVLRRRLSAQAGELVRRAEALNARRTEEFGSTGLRLLATEQVRTGHPAVPRDLVGLGGQLLFGFERGPGARGEAGVDDVLLVRDAGAEDTRADEHAPQSQGTLPDGGTPAPQPTLLDDDAFRREFSSLHRYFRDARLLRLRRVNGKLLAVFRTGKDAEDIRVLRWTLGADGTPGAFLDAQGERDHVFPASHDFDWTAAGREAHRPGRHPHIAIGKGGGLFVDTLGGTLTVKVTDDTESPDGIYEEPVDEPLQSLADADVEYAEVGPLTLLRVRPYKEESWRHLVFNSLLGSVQRLDGIGPACHRLPEDQGIIFPGGYYLTTGTAKTFDTAEELSEPVFEGAVRSPNGEDVLYVFRSRDGVRSLLLPYNLIRQEVATPLTGRGHALLDDGTLILLRDNPDGPDVPARVHPLQRWQTPYVSDTYAASRPAGTGPLARTGNADLVRGISDCLALAHGVREMTPTTAVYGQLAADCARAQDRYHWLSDPELGSLGEPLAELRATAQQVLAEFTAVQELTQRAADALEETATRITALVRRVRGEVPGSAAAWVERLTELRQAHGHLATIAEMRYADAERIAELSARTEDDIASAAQRAVSFLAREDAFDGYHEEIAGLVEDAGALATVRDASAVSDRLAAMTDGLATVTDVVAGLEIGDATVRTSILERIAEVLGGANRARATLDARRRELLSKEGRAEFAAEFALLGQAVTGALAAADTPEHCDDQLARLLLQLENLESRFAEFDDFLSELAERRSEVYEAFSARKQTLQDERARRAERLAGSAQRVLETIGRRVAALDDLDAVHTYFASDPMVAKVRRTADELRELGDPVRAEELDGRLKAARQEAGRALRDRSELYADGGSVIKLGRHRFAVNTQPFDLTLVPSGDRLAFALTGTDYRAPVTDPAFEATRPYWEQLLPSESAAVYRGEYLAARLLEERGADRLGALSDDELAALVRESASEAYDEGYTRGVHDEDATAILRALLRLHAGAGLLRHEPAVRAAAQLFWAYGIEEAQRASWTRRAVSLARARDTFGLAPAIAVLQEEWASAIGEFGGDGDFGGDGEGRAAAVAAYLFEELTGGPGGFVVGSGVRTFLAGFHRAAGPGAYADDLAALGGDLAARKQLVEGWLTPYAQSSGEAPTDGDLAEAVAVELCPELERYGCDAPLTERVEGLLGDHPRIGSGGSLTVRIDELLARTGGFRARTVPGFRAYQRLRTSLVDAERGRLRLDDHRPRVMSAFVRNRLLDEVYLPLIGDSLAKQLGTADADRRTDSQGLLLLVSPPGYGKTTLMEYVADRLGMVLVKISGPNLGHDVTSLDPDRAPSATARQEVEKINFALEAGNNTLLYLDDIQHTSPELLQKFIPLCDATRRIEGVRDGQPRSYDLRGKRFAVCMAGNPYTESGEQFRIPDMLANRADVWNLGEVLSGREDVFALSFVENALTANPVLAPLAGRSRDDLALLVRLAGGGDPSARAEHLEHPYSAVELDAVLAVLRHLLTARETVLAVNAAYIASAAQTDATRTEPPFRLQGSYRNMNKIAERIVPVMNDAELSAVVDDHYAGEAQTLTTGAEANLLKLAALRGTLTAEQAERWAAITSSYVRTQALGGPDGDPMTRAVAALGLLADRIAAVETAIQRAADPRHLLAGPPNHGGTQAPSNHQGTANHQGTANQPAGDQNRPELQNHRAKITNIPQ; the protein is encoded by the coding sequence ATGGACAGCGACATCACCGCCACCACCACCCCGCCGCAGGGCGCGGAGGGCGATGTGGATGCCGGTGCCTACGAGGTGCTGCGGCGGCGGCTCTCCGCGCAGGCCGGGGAGCTGGTGCGGCGGGCCGAGGCGCTGAACGCGCGGCGGACCGAGGAGTTCGGCTCGACCGGGCTGCGGCTCCTCGCCACCGAGCAGGTGCGCACCGGGCACCCCGCCGTCCCGCGCGATCTCGTCGGTCTCGGCGGGCAGTTGCTCTTCGGGTTCGAGCGGGGGCCGGGGGCCCGGGGCGAGGCCGGGGTCGACGACGTACTCCTCGTACGGGATGCCGGTGCCGAGGACACCAGGGCGGACGAGCACGCGCCCCAGTCCCAGGGCACCCTCCCCGACGGCGGCACGCCCGCGCCCCAGCCCACCCTCCTCGACGACGACGCCTTCCGGCGCGAGTTCTCCTCGCTCCACCGGTACTTCCGCGACGCCCGGCTGCTCCGGCTGCGCCGCGTCAACGGCAAGCTGCTCGCCGTCTTCCGCACGGGCAAGGACGCAGAGGACATCCGCGTGCTGCGCTGGACGCTCGGGGCGGACGGGACGCCGGGGGCGTTCCTGGACGCGCAGGGCGAGCGGGACCATGTGTTCCCCGCGTCCCACGACTTCGACTGGACCGCCGCCGGGCGCGAGGCCCACCGCCCCGGCCGCCACCCGCACATCGCCATCGGCAAGGGCGGCGGGCTCTTCGTCGACACGCTCGGCGGCACGCTCACCGTGAAGGTCACCGATGACACCGAGTCGCCGGACGGGATCTACGAGGAGCCCGTCGACGAGCCGTTGCAGTCGCTGGCGGACGCGGACGTGGAGTACGCGGAGGTCGGGCCGCTGACGCTGCTGCGCGTGCGGCCGTACAAGGAGGAGAGTTGGCGGCATCTGGTCTTCAACTCCCTCCTCGGGAGCGTCCAGCGGCTCGACGGGATCGGACCCGCCTGCCACCGGCTCCCCGAGGACCAGGGGATCATCTTCCCCGGCGGCTACTACCTGACCACCGGCACCGCGAAGACCTTCGACACCGCGGAGGAGCTGAGCGAGCCGGTCTTCGAGGGCGCGGTGCGCTCGCCCAACGGCGAGGACGTGCTGTACGTCTTCCGCTCCCGCGACGGCGTACGGAGCCTGCTCCTCCCCTACAACCTGATCCGCCAGGAGGTCGCCACCCCGCTCACCGGACGCGGCCACGCGCTGCTCGACGACGGAACGCTGATCCTGCTCCGAGACAACCCGGACGGCCCGGACGTTCCGGCGCGCGTCCACCCGTTGCAGCGGTGGCAGACGCCGTACGTCTCCGACACCTACGCCGCCTCCCGCCCGGCCGGGACCGGGCCGCTCGCGCGGACGGGCAACGCCGATCTCGTACGCGGGATTTCGGACTGTCTGGCGCTCGCGCACGGGGTGCGGGAGATGACGCCGACGACCGCCGTGTACGGGCAGCTCGCCGCCGACTGTGCCCGCGCCCAGGACCGGTACCACTGGCTCTCCGACCCCGAACTGGGTTCGCTGGGCGAGCCCTTGGCGGAGCTGCGGGCCACGGCCCAGCAGGTGCTGGCCGAGTTCACCGCCGTACAGGAGCTGACACAGCGGGCCGCCGACGCGCTGGAGGAGACCGCCACTCGCATCACCGCGCTGGTGCGGCGGGTGCGTGGCGAGGTGCCGGGGTCGGCCGCCGCGTGGGTGGAGCGGCTGACCGAACTCCGGCAGGCACACGGCCACTTGGCGACCATCGCGGAGATGCGGTACGCCGATGCCGAGCGGATCGCTGAGCTGTCGGCCCGGACCGAGGACGACATCGCCTCGGCCGCCCAGCGGGCCGTCTCCTTCCTCGCCCGTGAGGACGCCTTCGACGGGTACCACGAGGAGATCGCCGGGCTCGTCGAGGACGCGGGCGCGCTGGCGACCGTACGGGACGCCTCGGCCGTCTCCGACCGGCTCGCCGCGATGACGGACGGGCTCGCCACCGTCACGGACGTGGTGGCCGGGCTGGAGATCGGTGACGCGACCGTCCGCACGTCGATCCTGGAGCGGATCGCGGAAGTGCTGGGCGGCGCCAACCGGGCCCGCGCCACGCTGGACGCGCGGCGGCGGGAGCTGCTGTCGAAGGAGGGGCGGGCCGAGTTCGCCGCCGAGTTCGCGCTGCTCGGACAGGCGGTGACGGGCGCGCTGGCCGCCGCCGACACCCCGGAGCACTGTGACGACCAACTCGCGCGGCTGCTGCTCCAGTTGGAGAACCTGGAGTCGCGGTTCGCGGAGTTCGACGACTTCCTCTCGGAGCTGGCCGAGCGCCGGAGCGAGGTGTACGAGGCGTTCTCGGCCCGTAAGCAGACGCTCCAGGACGAGCGGGCGCGGCGGGCCGAGCGGCTGGCCGGGTCGGCGCAGCGGGTGCTGGAGACCATCGGCCGACGGGTGGCCGCGCTGGACGATCTGGACGCCGTCCACACGTACTTCGCCTCCGACCCGATGGTCGCCAAAGTCCGCCGCACGGCTGACGAACTGCGTGAACTGGGCGACCCTGTACGGGCGGAGGAGCTGGACGGGCGGCTGAAGGCGGCCCGTCAGGAGGCCGGGCGCGCCCTGCGGGACCGCAGCGAGCTGTACGCGGACGGCGGGTCCGTCATCAAGCTGGGGCGCCACCGGTTCGCGGTGAACACCCAGCCGTTCGACCTCACGCTCGTGCCCTCCGGGGACCGGCTGGCCTTCGCGCTGACCGGGACCGACTACCGGGCCCCGGTCACCGACCCGGCGTTCGAGGCGACCCGGCCGTACTGGGAGCAGCTGCTGCCCTCGGAGTCGGCCGCCGTCTACCGGGGCGAGTATCTGGCGGCCCGGCTGCTGGAGGAGCGCGGTGCCGACCGCCTCGGCGCGCTGAGTGACGACGAACTGGCTGCGCTCGTACGGGAGTCGGCTTCCGAGGCGTACGACGAGGGGTACACCCGGGGCGTTCACGACGAGGACGCCACCGCCATCCTGCGCGCCCTGCTGCGGCTGCACGCGGGTGCGGGGCTGCTGCGTCACGAGCCCGCCGTCCGCGCGGCCGCCCAGCTCTTCTGGGCGTACGGCATCGAGGAGGCGCAGCGCGCCTCGTGGACCCGGCGTGCCGTCTCCCTGGCCCGCGCCCGCGACACCTTCGGGCTCGCCCCGGCCATCGCGGTGCTCCAGGAGGAGTGGGCTTCCGCCATCGGTGAGTTCGGGGGCGACGGTGACTTCGGGGGCGACGGTGAGGGGCGGGCCGCCGCCGTCGCCGCGTACCTCTTCGAGGAGTTGACCGGCGGGCCCGGCGGGTTCGTCGTGGGCTCCGGGGTCCGTACCTTCCTGGCCGGCTTCCACCGGGCCGCCGGGCCCGGCGCGTACGCGGACGACCTCGCCGCCCTCGGCGGTGACCTGGCCGCCCGCAAGCAGCTCGTGGAGGGGTGGCTGACCCCGTACGCGCAGTCCTCCGGCGAGGCGCCCACGGACGGCGACCTCGCGGAGGCCGTGGCGGTGGAGCTCTGCCCGGAGCTGGAGCGGTACGGGTGCGACGCCCCGCTCACCGAGCGCGTGGAGGGCCTTCTCGGGGACCACCCGCGCATCGGGAGCGGCGGGAGCCTCACCGTACGGATCGATGAACTGCTCGCACGGACAGGGGGGTTCCGGGCGCGGACCGTGCCCGGGTTCCGGGCCTACCAGCGGCTGCGCACCTCCCTGGTGGACGCCGAGCGGGGGCGGCTGCGGCTGGACGACCACCGGCCGCGCGTGATGTCGGCGTTCGTCCGCAACCGGCTGCTGGACGAGGTGTACCTGCCGCTGATCGGGGACAGCCTGGCCAAGCAGCTCGGCACCGCCGACGCCGACCGGCGCACCGACTCGCAGGGCCTGCTGCTGCTCGTCTCGCCGCCGGGCTACGGCAAGACGACGCTGATGGAGTACGTGGCGGACCGGCTCGGGATGGTCCTGGTCAAGATCAGCGGGCCGAACCTGGGCCACGACGTGACCTCGCTCGATCCGGACCGGGCGCCGAGCGCGACCGCGCGGCAGGAGGTCGAGAAGATCAACTTCGCGCTGGAGGCGGGCAACAACACGCTGCTCTACCTGGACGACATCCAGCACACCTCGCCCGAACTCCTTCAGAAGTTCATCCCGTTGTGCGATGCCACGCGCCGCATCGAGGGCGTACGGGACGGGCAGCCGCGCAGCTACGACCTGCGGGGCAAGCGGTTCGCGGTCTGCATGGCGGGCAACCCGTACACCGAGTCCGGCGAGCAGTTCCGGATCCCGGACATGCTCGCCAACCGGGCCGACGTGTGGAACCTGGGCGAGGTGCTGAGCGGGCGCGAGGACGTCTTCGCGCTGAGCTTCGTGGAGAACGCGCTGACCGCCAACCCCGTGCTCGCCCCGCTCGCCGGGCGTTCGCGCGACGACCTGGCGCTGCTGGTGCGGCTGGCGGGCGGCGGCGACCCCTCGGCCCGCGCCGAGCACCTGGAACACCCGTACTCTGCAGTGGAGTTGGACGCCGTACTGGCCGTGCTGCGGCATCTGCTCACGGCCCGGGAGACCGTCCTCGCGGTCAACGCGGCGTACATCGCCTCGGCCGCGCAGACGGACGCGACGCGCACCGAGCCGCCGTTCCGGCTCCAGGGGTCGTACCGCAACATGAACAAGATCGCGGAGCGGATCGTGCCCGTCATGAACGACGCCGAACTCTCCGCCGTCGTCGACGACCACTACGCGGGCGAGGCCCAGACGCTCACCACGGGCGCCGAGGCCAATCTGCTGAAGCTGGCGGCCCTGCGGGGGACGCTCACCGCCGAGCAGGCCGAGCGGTGGGCCGCGATCACCTCCTCGTACGTGCGTACGCAGGCGCTCGGCGGCCCGGACGGCGACCCGATGACCCGGGCGGTGGCGGCGCTCGGGCTGCTCGCGGACCGGATCGCGGCGGTGGAGACGGCGATCCAGCGGGCGGCCGACCCACGCCACCTGTTGGCGGGACCGCCGAACCACGGGGGAACGCAGGCTCCCTCGAACCACCAGGGAACCGCGAACCACCAGGGAACCGCGAACCAGCCAGCGGGAGATCAGAACCGGCCAGAGCTTCAGAACCACCGTGCGAAGATCACAAACATTCCACAGTGA